A window of Kribbella sp. NBC_00382 genomic DNA:
AGTGAGGTGCGTGTCGTGGCAGTGACAACGGGAGCGGTGACCGCCCGGCGCAGCTCATTGATCGCCGCGAGCGTCTTCCTGGTCGCGTTGTGTCTGCGCCCGGCGATCACGGCGGTCGGGCCGCTGCTGCCGCAGATCGGCGCTGACGAAGGACTGGGCGAGGGCGCGCTGGGCGTGCTCGGGGCGCTTCCGCTCGTCGCGTTCGGGCTCGCGTCTCCCCTGGTGCATCGCGTTTCGAAGTGGCTCGGGATGGAGCGCGCTGTCTTCGTGTCGCTGCTGGTGCTGGCGGCCGGCAGCGTCGTTCGGTCGTACACGGGATCCGTCGGGTTGTGGCTCGGGACGATCGTGATCGGCGCCGCGATCGCGATCGGCAATGTGCTGGTACCGGTTCTGATCAAGCGTGACTACGCCGGACATGTGTCCCGCGCGATGAGCGTCTACACGGCTTTCATCACTGGTGGCGCGGCGCTCGCGTCGGCGGTGGCGGTACCGGTCGCAGCCGGCTCGGACTGGCGTCTCGCCTTGGCGATCTGGGGTGCGCTCGCTCTGGTGGTCGCCTTGATCCGGATCCCCGCGAACTCGACGTCGACCCCACTCGCTGCCGAGGCGCCGCTTGAAGGCGCTCCCCTGGTCAGCGTCTGGCGGCAACCGATGGCCTGGCTGGTCACCGCCTACATGGGTCTGCAGTCGACCAGCTTCTACGTCTTCGTCACCTGGCTGCCGACGATCGAGATCTCGCACGGCTTCTCGGACCGGGCCGCCGGCGTCCATCTGTTCCTCTTCCAGGGCTTCGGCCTGGTCGGCGGCCTCGCCATCCCGTGGCTGATGCGCAACCCGCTCAGCCAGCGCGCCGGTGCAGTCACCGCCAGCGTCCCGGTAGGCATCGCCTTCCTCGGCCTGCTCCTGGCGCCGAAGCTCGTCATCGGCTGGGCGATCTTGGGCGGCCTCGGCCAGGGTGCCGCTCTGGTTGCCGCCCTATCCCTGATCAGCATCCGCGGCCGCACCCACCACGAGACCGCCCAACTCTCCGGCATGGCCCAATCCATCGGCTACCTGCTAGCTGCCACCGGCCCCGCCCTCGCCGGCTACCTGACCCAACTGACCGGCAACTGGACCGCAGCCCTGATCGTCTTCGCAGTCCTCGCTGCGAGCCAGGTAGCCGTCGGCATAGCCGCCGGCCGCGACACCCGCGCAGCTTCGTAGGGGCGCCTGGCCCGGCGGTCCGGTGGCTGGGACCGCCGAACCAGTTGCCTAAGGCACCTTGTGCTCGGCCTGAGCACTTCCAGGCGACGGGTCCACTCACGTCGAGCACAAAGTGGTCCGTAACCGTCCGTGAGCGTAGCTCGCCCGGAGGACCGGACCGCCGCGCGTACGCAACCTCCGCGAACTGGTCCGGCACGCCGGGGCAAAGGTTTGCCGACCGGGTTGTGCATGCGCTGACGGACCGGATCGGAGCCCCAGCCCATCAAACGCCCCGCCCTGGGGCCGAAACGCCGGGGGGAAACGATTTCCGCTAGACGGTTGATGGGCTGGCGATCGCCTGTTGCCTTGGGCAACTTCTCCCGGTTTCGCGCCGGTGGCCGAACCCTCTCGGCGGGGCTCAGCCATCGAGTGGGGTTTTGTGCAGGATGACGGCGGCGATCAGGACGGCTCCGAGGAGCAGGGCGGCGCCGAGGGTCATGCCGAGGGCGTAGCCGTCATTGAGGGCCTCCGGCGTGGCTACACCGCCGGTACGCCGATGCGCCGCGGTACCGAGTGCCGCCAGCCCGAGCGACGCCCCGATCTGCCGAGAGCTGGCCAACAGCCCGGACGCAGTACCGGACTCGTGAGCCGAAACCCCTGCCGTAGCAAGGGAAACGACCGGGCCGAGGCACAGCCCGAAGCCGATGCTCGTGACGATCGACGGGCCGAGGAAGTCAGCATGGAAAGAGCCATCGGCACTGATCAGACCGAACCAGGCGAACCCAGCCGCCGTCAGCAACCCACCCGCCACCAGGAGGGTCCGCGGACTGAACCGGTAGCCGGACTTGATGGCAAGCACCGCACCGACAATCACCCCGAAGGCGAAAGGCAGGAACTCGATGCCGGTCCGGGCCGGGCCGGTTCCGAGCACCCTCTGGAGATACAGCGACGCGAAGTAGAACGACGATGCCATCGCCGCACCGAGCAGGAGGTTGTAGGAATTGGCCCCCGCGACCGCACGGTTGGTGAACAGGCCGAGCCGGATCAGCGGATCGCGCGTGGTCGTCCGCTCGACGTAGACAAAGGCGGCCAGCAGAGCGACGGCGATCGCCAGCGTTGTGATGGTGACCACAGAACCCCACGCATGCCGGTCAGTACGGACGACCCCGAACACCAGCGTGACCAAACCTGCGGTAGCGAGGAGCGCACCCAACACGTCCGGGCGCCCGCGAAGCCCGGCACCGACATCAGACCCGACACTGCGCCGAGCCAGCAGCAATGCGCCAGCCGCCATCGGTACGTTCACGAACATCAACCAGCGCCAGCTCGCGTACTCCGTGAGCAGACCACCGATCAGCACCCCGAGAGCGCCACCGGCCGCATTCGTCGCACTCCATATGCCGAAGGCGCGAACGCGTTCCTTGCCACTGGGGAAGGTCGAGGTCAGCAGCGACAACGCGGCCGGCGCCAGCGCGGCAGCACCGACACCCTGCGCGGCGCGGGCAGCGACCAATTGGCCGGCCTCCTGCGCGAACCCGCCTGCCAGCGAGGCGAGCCCGAATAGGGCCAGCCCGAACAGCAGGACGCGCTTGCGACCGTACCGGTCGGCGAGCTTGCCACCGAGCAGCAGCAGGCCGCCGAAGGTGAGGGCGTAGGCGTGGATCACCCAGGTCAGGCCGACTTCACTGAAGCCGAGGGCGGCGCCGATCTGTGGCAGGCCGAGATTCACGACCGACAGATCCAGCGACACCATGAACTGCACGACGGCCACCGCGGCGAGGACCTGTCCTGGCCGGGTGGCTCGCTCAGGCGTCCTGTGGCCTGGCGACTTTTCGAACGTGTTCCGGAACATGTTCCGAAAGTAGCATGCGCGGATCCGGCCGTCGAGTGCACGATGATGGGACGATGCCTCGACCACTCGCCCCGCAAGGCCGCACGGGCCGGCCGCCGGTGACGTCCCGCGCCCAGATCCTCGCGGGCGCCCGCCAGCTCATCGACCGCGACGGGTGGGAGCAGCTGACGATCCGCAAGCTGGCCGCCGAGCTCGGTGTCGGCCCGACGACGCTCTACCACCACGTGCGGGACAAAGAGGATCTACTGCTCCTGCTGATCACCGCGTACCTCGACCAGGTACCGCACCCCGAGCTGCCCAGCGCGCCGCGGGACCGGATGATCATGGCTGCCGTCGTCATCCACGACAGCCTCGCGGCCTGGCCTTGGACGGCGGAGGTACTCACCGTCGACGGGTTCATCGCCCGGCTCAATGAGTCTGCGTTGTGGTTCGTCGAGGTCATCCTGGCCGGCGCCGTCGATCATGGCTGTACTCCGCAGCAGGCCGTGCTGATCTTCCGCAACCTCTGGTACTACGCCGCCGGCGAGATCCTGGTCCGCGCCCGCACGAAGGAGCGCGCAACCCCACCCGACTTCGACGCCTTCTTCAAACGCCTCGACGACGCCAACCTCCCCCACCTCACAGCCGTAGCCCACGACTGGGACAAATGGGTAGCCCCCGACACCTTCACCCAAGGCATAGAAGCCGTAGTCGACGGCCTGCTGGCCCAGGCTCTCGCGACCTAGGCTCTGACTAGGCCCGCCCGTTCGACTCCCCCAGTGCCGCCACCGCCGGTTCGGCCTCTGCCGATTCGGCGCCGGCCGATTCAGGGACGGCGGACAGCTCCGCGACCGGCGCCGCCGATAGCGCCAGCTCCGCTGCGGGCGTGTCGCTTGCCAGTGGCGCCAGCTCGGCTGGAGGTGTGTCCTCCTCTGCGGCCGCCGGCTTCTCAGCCGGCTTGGGCTTCGGCGCCTCGGCAGGGGTGGAGCGTTCGAGGAAGCGGAGTAGTTCGACCGGGAACGGAAGTACCAGGGTCGAGTTCTTCTCGGCAGCGACCTCGACGACGGTCTGCAGCAGCCGCAGTTGCAGCGCGGCCGGATGATCCGCCATCACCTCGGCGGCCTGCCCGAGCTTCTCCGATGCCTGCAACTCGCCATCGGCGGTGATGACCCGAGCCCGGCGTTCCCGCTCAGCCTCGGCCTGCCGTGACATCGATCGCTTCATCGTCTCCGGCAGCGCGACGTCCTTGATCTCCACCCGCTCGATGTGCACACCCCAATCGAGCGCCGGACTGTCGATCATCAACTCCATGCCCTGGTTGAGCCGCTCGCGGTTGGACAGCAGATCATCCAGATCGCTCTTACCAATGATTGACCGCAGCGAAGTCTGCGCCACCTGAGCAATCGCCGAGATGTAGTCCTGTACGTCGACAGTCGCCCGCACCGGATCGACCACGCTGAAATAGACCACCGCATCGACCCGAACCGTCACGTTGTCGCGAGTGATGCCGTCCTGCGCCGGGACCGGCATCGTGATGATCTGCATGTTGACCTTCTGCAACCGATCCGCGATCGGCATCAGCATCGCCAGCCCCGGGCCGCGCACCTGCGGCTGCACCTTGCCGAACCGCATGACGACGCCACGCTCGTACTGCTTGACGACCCGCAGACTCAGCGCCGCCCCGATCAGGCCGAGGATGATCACGATGAAGACGATGTCGAGGATCATGTCCGCTCCCCGCGTGGATCGATGCCACCAGCGGGGTGAATCCGGGCCGGTCTCAGCGAACTCGAGCGATCCGCGCATCTCAAGCGTAGCTCGCATCAAGGGACGTTTCAGCGGCTCAGCGTGACGACCGTCCCGCTGGTCCGAGCTTCTTCGGCAGCCCAGACAACCCGATGCGTGGCGAGGCTCGCGCCGGCGTCAGTCGGCAGCAAAGTTGGGTCGCCGGTTTGGACCGCACGCAGGAAGGTCGCCGTGAGCTCCTGATCGCCGCCCCCATGCCCATCGCCATCGGCCTCCGGTACTGCGAGCAGCTCCTCCTCACCAGTCCGGAAATCCACCAATCGGATCGTCTGCCCGTCACCGTCGAGAAACCCATGCGTACCGAGAAGCCTCGTCCGGCGATGCTCCATCGGCGTGAACGCACTCATCGTGAACGAGCACGTCCCGCCATCCGGGAACTCCAGATTCACCACCTGGTGATCGACCACATCGTTGTCACACGCATAGACACACCGCCCGTACGGACCAGTCCGCAGCGCCTCGAGCACGCCGGCCTCGGTGCGCTCCTCCGTCACCGCACCCAACGGCCAGTAGTGCCGATCCGGATCGGCCAGGCAGTCGAGATAGAGCCGCTTCGCCGAGTACGGGCAGGAGGGCTCCAGCGGACAGTCGAGGCAACGCGGCGCCGCGCCCGCCGGACGCTCGGACGCCTTGAAATGGGTCAAACTCCCGAACGAGCTGACCCGCGCCGGTACCGCCCCGAACAGATGCACCAGCCAGTCGAGGTCATGGCAGGCCTTCGTGAGCAACATCGGCGCCGACGTGTCCGACCGCCGCCAATGCCCACGGACAAAGGAATGCGCCTGATGCCACCAGCCGACCGGCTCCAGGTGCTGGACATTCACGAGCCGCCCGATGCGACCCGAGTCGAGCAGGTCCTTCAGCATCCGCGTGTAGGGCGTGTACCGGAGTACGTGGCAGACGGCGAGGATGATCCCGTTGCGCTCCGCGGCACTCGTGATCGCGGCCGCCTCAGCCTCGGTCGTCGCCATCGGCTTCTCGAGCAGCAGGTGGTAGCCGAGATCCGCCATCCGCACGGCCGGCGCCATGTGCAGCTGGTCCTGCGTTGCGATGATCGCCGCGTCCGCCAGCTTCCCGGCATCGGCGAGGTCGGCCCAATCGGCGTACAGGCGATCGGGCGGTACTGCGAACTCCGCGCCGAGTGCGATCCGGCGACCCGGATCCGGTTCGGCGATCGCGGTCACCCGGGCGGCTCCGGAGGCGACGGCACTCCGGGCATACAGCTGTCCCCGGAGTCCGCCGCCGACCAGGGCTAGAGTCACGCTTGTCATGGATTCCTTTCCCCGAGATATAAAGGAGTCCATCATTATTGGCACCGATTCCGGCGAACCTCAAGGGGTGGCGATGACCGAGGAGCAGAGCGGTGGCGACCTGTCCCGGCTGCGGCAGCTCAACGCGATGGCGGCGATCAGAGCCTTGCGGGACGACAAACCGCTGACCCTGACCGAGCTGGCCAAGCGCACCGGGCTGTCCCGGGCCTCGACCGAGGACGTGATCCGCGAGCTGATCGGCCGCGGCTGGGTGGCCGAGGCCGAGCCAACCGCCGGTACGGTCGGGCGACCCGCGCGCCGCTACCGGTTCCGCGCGGACGCCGGGCGGGTGCTCGGCGTCGACATCGGCGGACATACGATCCGCGCCCTGGTCACCGACCTCGACGGCGAGGTGCTGCATTCCGCGACCGTCCCGGTAACACCCGAACTCGGCCGCAAGGAACGCCTAGCCGCCATCGACCGCTGCGTCACCACCGCCCTGGCCGGCGCCAGCACCACCCCAGCCGAGATCTGGTCCACAGGTGTCGCGACCACCGGCCTGGTCGACGGCACCGGCAAGGTCATGCTCTCCGACTCCCTGACCGAATGGACCGGCGTAGACCTAGCCGACCACCTGCGCCGCCTAGTCCCAGCGCCCGTCCGCGTAGAAAACGACAGCAAACTAGCCGCCCTGGCCGAATCCTGGCGAGGCGTAGCCCGCTATGCCAAAGACGTCGTCTTCCTCCTGGCCGGCGTCCGAACCGGCACCGGCCTGATCATCGACGGCAAACTCCACCGAGGCTTCGGCAACGCCGCCGGCGAAATAGGCGCCCTCCCCGCCATCGGCTGGCTAAAAGCCCCCGACCACCTCCGCACCTGGACCACCACCCACCACCCCACCAGCAACTCCCCCGCCCTCGCCCACCCCGACGAGTTTGGGGACGTGTTCGAGGCGGCTCGGCAGGGCGATCGGACAGCGGTCAAGGCTGTCCGCCGGTACACCCGGGACATCGCCGTCGGCGTCTCAGCGTTGATCCTGACGCTCGACCCGGAGTTGCTGGTGATCGGCGGTGGGTTCTCCCGCTCCGCCGATGTAGTCATCGAGCCGCTGCGCGGCGAGCTTGATCGGTGGTGTTTGCGGACGCCGGAGATCCGGATCTCGACCTTCGGCGACGAGGGTGTCGTGCTCGGAGCGGTCCGGTTGGCGCTCGAACAGGTCGAGACGAGCATGTCCGAGGGCGCTAACCCCTTGACATAATTTCCATGGACTCCATGATTAGTCCCAATCACCGGGATGTTGTCTGGAGGACCCAGGATGCGGATGTCGAAGAGGCTGAGCGCGCTGCTGCTCGGCGGGCTATTGGCGGTTTCGGCCTGTTCGGGCGGCGGCGACGACAAATCGGCGGCCGACCCGAACGCGAAGGTCACGCTGTCGTACGGCGTCTGGGACGCCAACCAGAAACCGGTGATGGAGGCGCTCGCCACCGACTTCACCAAAACCCACCCGAACATCACCATCCAGGTGCAGCTCACCCCCTGGGCCGACTACTGGACCAAGCTCAAGGCCAGCGTCACCGGCGGCGCCGCCCCGGACGTCTTCTGGATGAACGGGCCCAACTTCCAGCTCTACGCCTCCAACAAGGTGATCGCGCCGATGCCCGGCGAGGCCGACCTCTCGGTCTACCCCAAGCCGCTGACCGACCTCTACACCTTCGAGGGCAAGCCGTACGGGCTGCCGAAGGACATGGACACCGTCGGCGTCTGGTACAACAAGGCGCTCTTCGACGCGAAGAAGGTCCCGTACCCCAAGGACGACTGGACCTGGGCCGACTTCCAGGCCGCCACGGCCAAGCTCACCGATGCCGCCAAGGGCATCTACGGTACGGCCGCCCAGCTGGGCAGCTTCCAGGAGTACCAGTACGACACGATCGCCCAGGCCGGCGGCTACGTCATCTCGCCGGACGGCAAGAAGTCCGGGTACGACGACCCGAAAACCATTGCCGGGTTGACGTTCTGGACCGACCTGATCAAGAACAAGCAGTCGCCCGATCTGAAGACGATGACCGACACCACCCCGATCCAGCTCTTCGAGGCGGGCAAGATCGCGATGTACTGGGGTGGCTCCTGGAACGTCTCGGAGTTCACCGCGAACACGTACACCAAGGGCAAGGTCGACGTCGCCCCACTCCCCCGCGGCGAGAAGCAGGCGACCATCATCCACGGTGTCGCGAACGTCGTCTCGGGCAAGACCGAGCACCCCGACCAGGCCTGGGAGTTCGTCAAGTACCTCGGCTCGAAGGACGCGGCCGAGATCCTCGGGCAGAAGGGCCCGATCCCGGCGTACAACGGAACGCAGACCGCCTGGGTCAAGGCGCATCCCGAGCTCAAGCTCCAGACCTTCCTCGACTCGGTCAGCTACGCCGTACCGTTCCCGGTCTCGAAGAACACGGCCGCCTGGAACGAGGCCGAGCTGACGTACCTCACCAAGGCCTGGACCGGTGCGGAGCCGACCGACAAGGCCGCCACCGAACTCGCGCAGGCGATGAACTCGCTGCTCGCCAAGGAGTGAGATGCGGCGACCCGGGTCTGTGAAGGAGGCTCTGTGGGGGTACGCGTTCATCGCCCCCACAGGGCTCGGGATCGCGATCTTCTATCTCTGGCCGGTGCTGCAGACCGCGTACTTCTCCCTCACCGAATGGGGCGCGTTCGGCGGCCACACCTGGACCGGGATCGACAACTACCGCCGGCTGGGCAGCGATCCCGAGGTCGGCCGCGCGCTGGTCAACACGCTCAGCTACACCGGGCTCGGCCTGCTCAGCATCCCGCTGGCGATCGGCTTCGCGGTCCTGCTCAACCGGAAGGGCATGCGGTTCGTCGGCCTGTACCGGACGTTGTTCTTCCTGCCCGTCGTCACGATGCCGGTCGCGATCGCGATGGTGTGGCGGTGGCTCTACAACGGTGACTACGGACTGATCAACTACCTGCTGTCCCTGATCGGGATCGACGGCCCCAACTGGGTCGCCGATCCCGCGACGGCGCTGTACGCGTTGGTCGTGGTCGGTATCTGGGCCAGCGTCGGGTACAACCTGATCATCTTCCTGGCCGGTCTCCAGGCGATCCCCAAGGAGTACTACGAGGCCGCCGCGATCGACGGCGCCGGAACGTGGCGCCAGTTCTTCCACGTCACACTGCCGTTGCTGTCGCCGACCGCGTTCTTCGTCTCGGTCGTCTCGGTGATCGGATCGCTGCAACTGTTCGATCTGGTCTACGTGATGGCGGGAGCCGGGGCCGGCGCCCGGGCGAACCCGGCGTTCCCGCGGCTCGAGACCGTCGTCCAGCTCTTCTACGACCGGGCCTTCGTCACCAACGACCGCGGCTATGCGGCCGCCATCGTGATGATGCTGCTGCTCCTGATCGTCGTGCTGACCGCGATCCAGTTCCGGTTCCAGAAGAGGTGGGTGCACTATGCGTAAGAACTTGCCGGTGCACACGATCCTGATCGCCTCGGCGCTGGCGATGGTGGCGCCGTTCATCTGGCAGATCATCACCTCGCTCAAGTCGTTGAGCAGTGCAACGAGTGTGCCGCCGTCGCTGTTGCCGGAGGGGCGCTGGGACAATTACAGCAAGGTTTTCCAGGTACTTCCGTTCGGCCACCAGTTCCTCAATACCGTGCTGATGGCCGGGTTGCGCACGATCGGCCAGGTGCTGTTCTGCTCGATGGCCGCCTATGCCTTCGCCCGGTTGCGCTTTCCCGGCCGGAACGTGCTGTTCGGGATTCTGCTGTCGGTGCTGATGGTTCCGCCGCAGCTGTTCATCATTCCGCAGTACCAGATCATGTCGTCGCTCGGTTGGCTCAACTCGCTGCAGGCGTTGGTGGTGCCGGGGCTCTTCAGCGCGTTCGGGGTGTTCCTGATGCGCCAGTTCTTCCTCGGGCTGCCCAAGGAACTCGAGGAGGCCGCGGCGATCGATGGCGCTGGGCCGGTACGGATCTATTGGTCGATCGTCTTGCCGCTGGCTCGGCCGGGGCTGGTCGCGCTCGCGCTGCTCGTCCTGTTGTGGTCCTGGAACGACCTGTTCTGGCCGCTGGTCGTCAACACCGACCCCGACAAGATGACGCTCTCGGCCGGACTCGCCTCGCTGCAAGGGCAGTTCCAGACTGACTACCCGGTACTGATGGCCGGCTCGCTCCTAGCGTCCCTCCCGATCATCGCGATCTTCACGTTGCTGCAACGCCAGTTCATCCAAGGCATCGCCACCACCGGAACCAAAGGCTGACCCATCTGACTGGAAGGACCCACCGCCCATGAGGTCTCTGAAAGTACTCGCCGGCGTCGTCGCCGGGACCCTGCTCGCCGGCCTTGTCGCCACGTTGCCCGCCTACGCCACGATCAGCGGCCAGTCCGCGACCAACACCTCGACGACCGTCACGTACCAGTTCAGCTACACCGGCGCACCGACGTACGCGCGGACCTACATCGACACGGATCGGAGTGCGTCGACCGGCTTCGCCACGAGCGGGGTCGGGGCGGATTACCTGCTGGAGAACGGCAGCCTGTACCACCACAACGGCGGCGGCTGGAGCTGGACTCTGGTCGGGGCGGTCACCTTCTCCAGTACCGGTGGAGTCGCTCGCTGGACGGTGAATCGGTCGAGCATCGGCGAGACCGCGACTCCGAACGATGCGGATCTCGTCTTCCAGGTGGAGAGCCCGTTGGAGACGTCGGCGAAGTACACGCACATCTACAGCGGCGGGGGCGGTGGTACCGGCGATGTGACCTACACGGCGTCGACCGACAACTTCGCCAACCCCGAGCGCGGGCTCTACCACCACACCGGCGACTGCGACAAGACCGACCTCTCGCTCGCGACGCTGCAGAGCTACCGGACCAGCCAGGGCATCTCGCTCGTCATGTGCGTCTTCTACCTTGCGGAGTACAAGAACTCGGCGATCGCGCAGTCGGCGCTGGACCAGCTCCAGCAGCAACTGACGACCGTACGGGCTGCTGGGCTGAAGATGGTGCTGCGCTTCGCGTATACGACTTCGACCGCCGGCGATGACGCTCCGCTGAGCCGGGTGCAGTCGCATCTTGATCAGCTCGCGCCGTACCTGAGTAGCAACAAGGACGTCATCGCGGTCATGCAAGCTGGCTTCATCGGCGCCTGGGGTGAGTGGTACTACACGCAGAACTTCGGCAACGCCGGCACCGTCAGCACGACCGACTGGGCCAACCGCAAGGCCGTCGTCGACAAGATCCTCAGCGTGCTTCCGTCCGACCGGATGGTCCAGCTCCGCGCGCCTGCGATGAAGCGGACGATGTACTCGACCAGCCCGGTGGCGGCCGGCTCGGCCTACAACGGCTCGGCGCTGTCGCGGCTCGGGCACCACAATGACTGTTTCCTGGCCAGCCCGGACGACTTCGGGACGTACCAGAACACCGCGGTCGAGTATCCGTACCTGCAGTCCGACACGACCTACGTCGCGATGGGCGGCGAGACGTGCGGCTCGAACCCGCCGCGGTCGAGCTGCCCGACGGCGCTGAGTGAGCTCGCTCAGTTCCACTGGTCCTTCATCAACACCGACTACGAGCCGACCGTACTCAACTCGTGGAACACCGGCGGCTGCCTCGCCGACGTCACCAAGCGCCTCGGCTACCGCTTCACCTTGCAGACCGCCACTCTCCCGACGACCGCCACCCGAGGCGGCAGCCTGCCGATCTCGATCACCCTGCAAAACAACGGCTTCGCGACACCGTACAACCCGCACAACCCGCAACTCGTACTCCGCAACACGTCCACCGGTGCCGTCACAGCCCTGGCCCTGAGCACCGACCCGCGCAAGTGGACGGCTGGCGCGACCACCACGATCTCGCAGACGCTCACCGTCCCCGCGAGCCTCCCGACGGGCTCCTACGCCCTGCTCCTCAACCTCCCCGACCCGCAGCTGTCCAGTCGCCCCGAGTACTCCGTGCGCTTCGCGAACCAGTCCACCTGGGAAGCAGCCACCGGCATGAACTCGCTCCTGCGCACCATCACCGTCAGCTAGCCCAAGGAGTCCCCCCTCGTGAAACGATTGCTCGCAGCCATTGCTCTGATGAGCTTGGCCTTACCGACCCAGGTCGCCGTTGCCCACGGCAATGGATCGACCACCCGGACGTACACCGCGTCCACCGACGTGATCGCCAACCCCGAACGCGGTTTCTACCACCACACCGAGACGCACTACTACGCCGACGGCTCGGGCTACGTGCCGCTCGACAAGACGACCCTGCGCAACTTCCGCACCCAGGAGAACGTCACCCAGATCCTCCGCGTCTTCTACCTGGAGAAGTTCTCCGGCCAGGACAAACTCGACAAGCCCTACCTGGACAAGGTCCGCGCCGACTTCACCACCATCCGCGCCGCCGGCGTCAAGGCGATCGTCCGCTTCGCCTACGCCCTGCCCGGAGAAGGCTGGCCGCCTCCCACACCGTACGGCGATGCGCCACTGGCTCGCGTCCTGAAGCACATCAACCAGCTGACCCCGATCCTGCGCCAGAACTCCGACGTGATCGAGCTGGTCCAGGAGGGCTTCATCGGTTTGTGGGGTGAGGGCTACTACACCGACCACTTCTCCGACCCCAACGACCCGAGCATCGTGACCGACCAGAACTGGACCGACCGCAAGGCCGTGACCGATGCGCTGCTCCGGGCACTCCCCCGCGACCGGATGATCCAGGTGCGGACGCCCTACATGAAGCAACGAACGTACGGCGTACCGACCGGCACCGCCGGAGCCCTCACCGCCCAGCAGGCCTACAACGGCTCTGCACTAGCGCGGATCGGCCACCACAACGACTGCTTCCTGGCCAGCCCCGACGACTTCGGCACCTATCTCAGCGACCCGATCGAACTCGACAAGGACTTCGTAGCCCAGGACAGCAACTACCTCCCCCAAGGCGGCGAGACCTGCGCCGTCAACTCCCCCCGCTCCGACTGGCCGTCGGCGTCCGAGGAGATGGCGCGGATGCACTTCTCCTTCCTCAACACCGACTACAACCACGACGTCCTGGACACCTGGGGCGACGGCCTAACCACCGCCAAGAAACAACTCGGCTACCGCTTCACCCTCCTGAACGGCACCTTCACCAACTCCACCCGCCCCCACGGCAACGTCTCCGTCACCCTCAACCTCCACAACGACGGCTGGGCCGCCCCGTACAACCCGAAGAAGGTCCGCCTGATCTTCCAAGGCGACCACCACACCTACAGCGTCCCGCTCACCACCGACCCGAGGCGCTGGGCCCCAGGCACGACCACGACACTCGCCCAACAGGTCCGCGCACCCGCAGTGCCCGGTAAGTACAAGCTCCTTCTGAAGATCTCAGACCCTCAGCTGTCCAACCGGCCCGAGTACTCCGTGCAGCTGGCCAACCAGGGCACCTGGCAGCCCACCACCGGTACCAACGACCTCGGCCAGACGATCACCGTCACCCACCGCTGAGAGAACGCTGCCCGGCTCAAGCACCTGCGCCGGGCAGCTTCTCGGACAGCTCGATCATGTTGCCCCACGGATCGCGGAAGAACGCGAGCCGGCGGCT
This region includes:
- a CDS encoding MFS transporter — translated: MAVTTGAVTARRSSLIAASVFLVALCLRPAITAVGPLLPQIGADEGLGEGALGVLGALPLVAFGLASPLVHRVSKWLGMERAVFVSLLVLAAGSVVRSYTGSVGLWLGTIVIGAAIAIGNVLVPVLIKRDYAGHVSRAMSVYTAFITGGAALASAVAVPVAAGSDWRLALAIWGALALVVALIRIPANSTSTPLAAEAPLEGAPLVSVWRQPMAWLVTAYMGLQSTSFYVFVTWLPTIEISHGFSDRAAGVHLFLFQGFGLVGGLAIPWLMRNPLSQRAGAVTASVPVGIAFLGLLLAPKLVIGWAILGGLGQGAALVAALSLISIRGRTHHETAQLSGMAQSIGYLLAATGPALAGYLTQLTGNWTAALIVFAVLAASQVAVGIAAGRDTRAAS
- a CDS encoding MFS transporter, with protein sequence MFRNTFEKSPGHRTPERATRPGQVLAAVAVVQFMVSLDLSVVNLGLPQIGAALGFSEVGLTWVIHAYALTFGGLLLLGGKLADRYGRKRVLLFGLALFGLASLAGGFAQEAGQLVAARAAQGVGAAALAPAALSLLTSTFPSGKERVRAFGIWSATNAAGGALGVLIGGLLTEYASWRWLMFVNVPMAAGALLLARRSVGSDVGAGLRGRPDVLGALLATAGLVTLVFGVVRTDRHAWGSVVTITTLAIAVALLAAFVYVERTTTRDPLIRLGLFTNRAVAGANSYNLLLGAAMASSFYFASLYLQRVLGTGPARTGIEFLPFAFGVIVGAVLAIKSGYRFSPRTLLVAGGLLTAAGFAWFGLISADGSFHADFLGPSIVTSIGFGLCLGPVVSLATAGVSAHESGTASGLLASSRQIGASLGLAALGTAAHRRTGGVATPEALNDGYALGMTLGAALLLGAVLIAAVILHKTPLDG
- a CDS encoding TetR/AcrR family transcriptional regulator codes for the protein MPRPLAPQGRTGRPPVTSRAQILAGARQLIDRDGWEQLTIRKLAAELGVGPTTLYHHVRDKEDLLLLLITAYLDQVPHPELPSAPRDRMIMAAVVIHDSLAAWPWTAEVLTVDGFIARLNESALWFVEVILAGAVDHGCTPQQAVLIFRNLWYYAAGEILVRARTKERATPPDFDAFFKRLDDANLPHLTAVAHDWDKWVAPDTFTQGIEAVVDGLLAQALAT
- a CDS encoding slipin family protein, which produces MRATLEMRGSLEFAETGPDSPRWWHRSTRGADMILDIVFIVIILGLIGAALSLRVVKQYERGVVMRFGKVQPQVRGPGLAMLMPIADRLQKVNMQIITMPVPAQDGITRDNVTVRVDAVVYFSVVDPVRATVDVQDYISAIAQVAQTSLRSIIGKSDLDDLLSNRERLNQGMELMIDSPALDWGVHIERVEIKDVALPETMKRSMSRQAEAERERRARVITADGELQASEKLGQAAEVMADHPAALQLRLLQTVVEVAAEKNSTLVLPFPVELLRFLERSTPAEAPKPKPAEKPAAAEEDTPPAELAPLASDTPAAELALSAAPVAELSAVPESAGAESAEAEPAVAALGESNGRA
- a CDS encoding Gfo/Idh/MocA family protein, whose protein sequence is MTSVTLALVGGGLRGQLYARSAVASGAARVTAIAEPDPGRRIALGAEFAVPPDRLYADWADLADAGKLADAAIIATQDQLHMAPAVRMADLGYHLLLEKPMATTEAEAAAITSAAERNGIILAVCHVLRYTPYTRMLKDLLDSGRIGRLVNVQHLEPVGWWHQAHSFVRGHWRRSDTSAPMLLTKACHDLDWLVHLFGAVPARVSSFGSLTHFKASERPAGAAPRCLDCPLEPSCPYSAKRLYLDCLADPDRHYWPLGAVTEERTEAGVLEALRTGPYGRCVYACDNDVVDHQVVNLEFPDGGTCSFTMSAFTPMEHRRTRLLGTHGFLDGDGQTIRLVDFRTGEEELLAVPEADGDGHGGGDQELTATFLRAVQTGDPTLLPTDAGASLATHRVVWAAEEARTSGTVVTLSR